The Benincasa hispida cultivar B227 chromosome 9, ASM972705v1, whole genome shotgun sequence genome has a segment encoding these proteins:
- the LOC120084733 gene encoding uncharacterized protein LOC120084733 isoform X1, with amino-acid sequence MRARLVVFPIRGRNWCFSRSIDPAASDSASAQTPSTFKDLWTKISSSSSSKSDAVSSNAEIVTDFISFKMNKAWTALEKAPHGSFKNKLHGIGLKLLSRVKPSEIFLKSITKDVTSVEITYPSSLNPRLVRRRLRHIALRGAAIHRKYFYGSVSMLPLTSAFTVLPLPNIPFFWVLFRTYSHWRALQGSEKLLQLVSDRSYPCDSSSDDKKTEHKVQQYPGSALDMEPSKELDKFLSQMEASGDITAIKDICKMFDLNMTNVLKYKDTL; translated from the exons ATGAGAGCCAGATTGGTAGTGTTTCCAATCCGAGGAAGAAATTGGTGTTTCAGCAGATCCATCGACCCTGCCGCTTCGGATTCTGCTTCTGCTCAGACTCCTTCCACTTTCAAAGATCTTTGGACCaaaatttcttcatcttcttcctccaaatcCGACGCTGTTTCCAGCAATGCGGAGATTGTGACCGATTTCATCTCTTTTAAG ATGAATAAAGCTTGGACTGCTCTTGAGAAGGCTCCTCATGGATCGTTTAAAAATAAGCTTCACGG GATCGGATTGAAGCTTTTGTCTCGAGTTAAGCCGTCTGAGATATTCTTGAAGTCTATAACTAAAGATGTTACGAGCGTCGAAATAACATATCCGTCGAG TTTGAATCCACGGCTCGTTCGCAGGAGGTTACGACATATTGCCCTCAG GGGAGCTGCCATCCACAGGAAATACTTCTATGGTTCAGTCTCGATGCTTCCATTAACAAGTGCATTTACT GTTTTACCTCTGCCAAACATTCCTTTCTTTTGGGTTTTGTTTCGCACGTATTCTCATTGGCGAGCTCTGCAG GGAAGTGAAAAGCTCCTTCAGTTGGTCTCGGATAGATCTTACCCATGTGACTCATCCTCTGATGATAAGAAAACCGAGCACAAAGTCCAACAATATCCAGGTTCAGCACTG GACATGGAGCCATCTAAGGAACTCGACAAATTTTTGAGCCAAATGGAGGCATCTGGTGATATAACTGCAATTAAAGATATCTGCAAGATGTTTGATTTGAACATGACTAATGTTTTGAAGTACAAAGATACATTGTGA
- the LOC120086444 gene encoding protein STRUBBELIG-RECEPTOR FAMILY 7-like isoform X3: protein MEGDYLLRLTGYGNKFIWPWTQWIAWIPAWKYDIGNQPVRDVSNNNLGGEIVYNLPPNLKRLNLGRNNFNKGIPYSISLMTSLQYLNISHNQLQEPLNDVYGQLTSLSTLDLSFNAMPGNLPQSFSSLSGISSMYLQNNQFTGTIDVLATLPLDNLNVENNRFTGWIPEPLKNINLQKNGNNWNSGPAPPPPPGTPPATRRPRNRNSGGSPSNGGSSEDQKSGISGGAIAGIIISVLVVGAVVAFFLVRRRSKRSSTDIEKLDNQPLQPLKMTAAQETKSEETSSTFYPTSFDTSATINLKPPPIDRHKSFDEDDFSKRAAVKKASAAAPINVKSYSIADLQMATGSFNVENLLGEGSFGRVYRAEFDDGKVLAVKKINSSALPRELSEDFTDIVSKVSQLHHPNITELVGYCLEHGQYLLVYEFHKNGSLYDFLHLSDEYNKPLIWNSRVKIALGTARALEYLHEACSPSIVHRNVKSANILLDAELSPHLSDSGLESFVPNADQAVDGSASSGYAAPEVTMSGQYTVKSDVYSFGVVMLELLTGRKPFDSSRPRLEQSLVRWATPQLHDIDALTKMVDPELKGLYPVKSLSRFADVIALCVQTEPEFRPPMSEVVEALVRLVQRANMSKRTYGNDNATSPRGEMGGEDTP from the exons ATGGAAGGGGATTACTTGCTCCGGCTCACGGGTTACGGAAAT AAATTTATCTGGCCTTGGACTCAGTGGATCGCTTGGATACCAGCTTGGAAGTATGACATCGGTAACCAACCTGTAAG GGATGTGAGTAATAACAATCTTGGAGGCGAGATTGTCTACAACCTTCCACCTAACCTGAAAAGACT AAATCTTGGACGAAACAACTTCAATAAAGGCATCCCTTATTCCATTTCCTTGATGACTTCTCTTCAATACTT AAATATCAGTCATAATCAGCTTCAGGAACCACTGAATGATGTGTATGGGCAGCTAACTTCCCTATCCACATT GGATTTGTCTTTCAATGCTATGCCAGGCAACCTGCCTCAGAGTTTTAGCTCTCTTTCTGGCATCAGCTCTAT GTATTTGCAAAACAATCAGTTCACCGGCACAATTGATGTTCTTGCAACTCTTCCTCTTGATAACCT gaaTGTTGAAAATAACCGTTTCACTGGATGGATCCCTGAACCACTGAAGAACATCAACCTGCA GAAAAATGGCAACAACTGGAACTCCGGTCCTGCACCCCCTCCTCCACCTGGTACACCCCCAGCCACCAGAAGACCCCGCAATCGCAACTCAGGTGGCAGTCCATCAAATGGTGGTTCTAGTGAAGATCAGAAATCAGGAATTAGTGGTGGTGCCATTGCAGGAATTATCATTTCTGTGCTCGTTGTTGGAGCTGTAGTAGCATTCTTCCTCGTCAGGAGGAGATCCAAGAGATCATCCACAGATATTGAAAAGCTCGACAATCAACCCCTGCAACCTCTGAAAATGACTGCAGCACAAG AAACAAAGTCGGAAGAGACTTCCTCCACATTTTATCCAACATCATTTGACACTTCTGCTACAATTAATCTCAAACCCCCACCTATTGATCGTCATAAATCATTTGATGAAGACGACTTCTCAAAACGAGCCGCAGTCAAGAAGGCTAGTGCTGCAGCTCCCATTAATGTAAAGTCATATTCAATAGCAGACCTTCAAATGGCTACAGGCAGCTTCAATGTTGAAAATCTTCTTGGTGAGGGATCGTTTGGACGTGTATATCGGGCCGAGTTTGATGACGGGAAG GTTCTTGcagtgaaaaaaataaattcatctGCACTACCGAGGGAATTATCTGAAGATTTCACTGACATTGTTTCTAAAGTCTCTCAGTTACACCATCCCAATATAACTGAACTCGTGGGTTATTGCTTAGAGCATGGGCAATATTTGCTTGTGTATGAGTTCCACAAAAATGGCTCGCTTTATGACTTCTTACATCTATCAGATGAATACAACAAACCTCTGATATGGAATTCACGTGTTAAGATTGCTTTGGGAACAGCACGTGCGTTAGA GTATCTTCATGAAGCGTGCTCCCCATCAATTGTTCATAGAAACGTCAAGTCTGCTAACATATTGCTGGATGCCGAACTCAGCCCCCACCTTTCTGATTCTGGACTGGAAAGCTTTGTACCAAATGCAGATCAG GCAGTGGATGGGAGTGCAAGTTCAGGATATGCTGCCCCGGAGGTTACCATGTCCGGTCAATATACTGTGAAAAGCGACGTCTACAGTTTTGGAGTAGTCATGTTGGAACTGCTAACTGGACGTAAACCATTCGATAG TTCAAGGCCGAGGTTGGAGCAATCTTTGGTTCGATGGGCAACACCTCAGCTTCATGACATTGATGCTTTGACCAAGATGGTTGATCCCGAACTCAAAGGTCTTTATCCCGTTAAATCTCTCTCCCGATTTGCAGATGTGATTGCACTTTGTGTACAG ACGGAACCTGAGTTCAGACCTCCAATGTCAGAGGTGGTGGAAGCGTTGGTCCGTTTGGTGCAACGAGCAAACATGAGTAAGAGAACATATGGAAACGATAATGCAACATCTCCGAGAGGTGAAATGGGTGGGGAGGACACGCCATAA
- the LOC120086444 gene encoding protein STRUBBELIG-RECEPTOR FAMILY 7-like isoform X2 has product MLTQWNANGDDPCGQSWKGITCSGSRVTEINLSGLGLSGSLGYQLGSMTSVTNLDVSNNNLGGEIVYNLPPNLKRLNLGRNNFNKGIPYSISLMTSLQYLNISHNQLQEPLNDVYGQLTSLSTLDLSFNAMPGNLPQSFSSLSGISSMYLQNNQFTGTIDVLATLPLDNLNVENNRFTGWIPEPLKNINLQKNGNNWNSGPAPPPPPGTPPATRRPRNRNSGGSPSNGGSSEDQKSGISGGAIAGIIISVLVVGAVVAFFLVRRRSKRSSTDIEKLDNQPLQPLKMTAAQETKSEETSSTFYPTSFDTSATINLKPPPIDRHKSFDEDDFSKRAAVKKASAAAPINVKSYSIADLQMATGSFNVENLLGEGSFGRVYRAEFDDGKVLAVKKINSSALPRELSEDFTDIVSKVSQLHHPNITELVGYCLEHGQYLLVYEFHKNGSLYDFLHLSDEYNKPLIWNSRVKIALGTARALEYLHEACSPSIVHRNVKSANILLDAELSPHLSDSGLESFVPNADQAVDGSASSGYAAPEVTMSGQYTVKSDVYSFGVVMLELLTGRKPFDSSRPRLEQSLVRWATPQLHDIDALTKMVDPELKGLYPVKSLSRFADVIALCVQTEPEFRPPMSEVVEALVRLVQRANMSKRTYGNDNATSPRGEMGGEDTP; this is encoded by the exons ATG TTAACCCAGTGGAACGCAAATGGTGATGATCCTTGTGGACAATCATGGAAGGGGATTACTTGCTCCGGCTCACGGGTTACGGAAAT AAATTTATCTGGCCTTGGACTCAGTGGATCGCTTGGATACCAGCTTGGAAGTATGACATCGGTAACCAACCT GGATGTGAGTAATAACAATCTTGGAGGCGAGATTGTCTACAACCTTCCACCTAACCTGAAAAGACT AAATCTTGGACGAAACAACTTCAATAAAGGCATCCCTTATTCCATTTCCTTGATGACTTCTCTTCAATACTT AAATATCAGTCATAATCAGCTTCAGGAACCACTGAATGATGTGTATGGGCAGCTAACTTCCCTATCCACATT GGATTTGTCTTTCAATGCTATGCCAGGCAACCTGCCTCAGAGTTTTAGCTCTCTTTCTGGCATCAGCTCTAT GTATTTGCAAAACAATCAGTTCACCGGCACAATTGATGTTCTTGCAACTCTTCCTCTTGATAACCT gaaTGTTGAAAATAACCGTTTCACTGGATGGATCCCTGAACCACTGAAGAACATCAACCTGCA GAAAAATGGCAACAACTGGAACTCCGGTCCTGCACCCCCTCCTCCACCTGGTACACCCCCAGCCACCAGAAGACCCCGCAATCGCAACTCAGGTGGCAGTCCATCAAATGGTGGTTCTAGTGAAGATCAGAAATCAGGAATTAGTGGTGGTGCCATTGCAGGAATTATCATTTCTGTGCTCGTTGTTGGAGCTGTAGTAGCATTCTTCCTCGTCAGGAGGAGATCCAAGAGATCATCCACAGATATTGAAAAGCTCGACAATCAACCCCTGCAACCTCTGAAAATGACTGCAGCACAAG AAACAAAGTCGGAAGAGACTTCCTCCACATTTTATCCAACATCATTTGACACTTCTGCTACAATTAATCTCAAACCCCCACCTATTGATCGTCATAAATCATTTGATGAAGACGACTTCTCAAAACGAGCCGCAGTCAAGAAGGCTAGTGCTGCAGCTCCCATTAATGTAAAGTCATATTCAATAGCAGACCTTCAAATGGCTACAGGCAGCTTCAATGTTGAAAATCTTCTTGGTGAGGGATCGTTTGGACGTGTATATCGGGCCGAGTTTGATGACGGGAAG GTTCTTGcagtgaaaaaaataaattcatctGCACTACCGAGGGAATTATCTGAAGATTTCACTGACATTGTTTCTAAAGTCTCTCAGTTACACCATCCCAATATAACTGAACTCGTGGGTTATTGCTTAGAGCATGGGCAATATTTGCTTGTGTATGAGTTCCACAAAAATGGCTCGCTTTATGACTTCTTACATCTATCAGATGAATACAACAAACCTCTGATATGGAATTCACGTGTTAAGATTGCTTTGGGAACAGCACGTGCGTTAGA GTATCTTCATGAAGCGTGCTCCCCATCAATTGTTCATAGAAACGTCAAGTCTGCTAACATATTGCTGGATGCCGAACTCAGCCCCCACCTTTCTGATTCTGGACTGGAAAGCTTTGTACCAAATGCAGATCAG GCAGTGGATGGGAGTGCAAGTTCAGGATATGCTGCCCCGGAGGTTACCATGTCCGGTCAATATACTGTGAAAAGCGACGTCTACAGTTTTGGAGTAGTCATGTTGGAACTGCTAACTGGACGTAAACCATTCGATAG TTCAAGGCCGAGGTTGGAGCAATCTTTGGTTCGATGGGCAACACCTCAGCTTCATGACATTGATGCTTTGACCAAGATGGTTGATCCCGAACTCAAAGGTCTTTATCCCGTTAAATCTCTCTCCCGATTTGCAGATGTGATTGCACTTTGTGTACAG ACGGAACCTGAGTTCAGACCTCCAATGTCAGAGGTGGTGGAAGCGTTGGTCCGTTTGGTGCAACGAGCAAACATGAGTAAGAGAACATATGGAAACGATAATGCAACATCTCCGAGAGGTGAAATGGGTGGGGAGGACACGCCATAA
- the LOC120086444 gene encoding protein STRUBBELIG-RECEPTOR FAMILY 7-like isoform X1, whose protein sequence is MDWRWRELISLIILCVLGWKPSCIQGTTDPTDASALRVLYTSLNSPSQLTQWNANGDDPCGQSWKGITCSGSRVTEINLSGLGLSGSLGYQLGSMTSVTNLDVSNNNLGGEIVYNLPPNLKRLNLGRNNFNKGIPYSISLMTSLQYLNISHNQLQEPLNDVYGQLTSLSTLDLSFNAMPGNLPQSFSSLSGISSMYLQNNQFTGTIDVLATLPLDNLNVENNRFTGWIPEPLKNINLQKNGNNWNSGPAPPPPPGTPPATRRPRNRNSGGSPSNGGSSEDQKSGISGGAIAGIIISVLVVGAVVAFFLVRRRSKRSSTDIEKLDNQPLQPLKMTAAQETKSEETSSTFYPTSFDTSATINLKPPPIDRHKSFDEDDFSKRAAVKKASAAAPINVKSYSIADLQMATGSFNVENLLGEGSFGRVYRAEFDDGKVLAVKKINSSALPRELSEDFTDIVSKVSQLHHPNITELVGYCLEHGQYLLVYEFHKNGSLYDFLHLSDEYNKPLIWNSRVKIALGTARALEYLHEACSPSIVHRNVKSANILLDAELSPHLSDSGLESFVPNADQAVDGSASSGYAAPEVTMSGQYTVKSDVYSFGVVMLELLTGRKPFDSSRPRLEQSLVRWATPQLHDIDALTKMVDPELKGLYPVKSLSRFADVIALCVQTEPEFRPPMSEVVEALVRLVQRANMSKRTYGNDNATSPRGEMGGEDTP, encoded by the exons ATGGATTGGAGATGGAGGGAGCTCATCTCTCTCATCATTCTTTGCGTTCTAGGGTGGAAGCCTAGCTGCATTCAAGGAACCACAGATCCAACAGATG CCTCTGCTTTAAGGGTTTTGTACACCAGTTTAAACTCTCCATCTCAGTTAACCCAGTGGAACGCAAATGGTGATGATCCTTGTGGACAATCATGGAAGGGGATTACTTGCTCCGGCTCACGGGTTACGGAAAT AAATTTATCTGGCCTTGGACTCAGTGGATCGCTTGGATACCAGCTTGGAAGTATGACATCGGTAACCAACCT GGATGTGAGTAATAACAATCTTGGAGGCGAGATTGTCTACAACCTTCCACCTAACCTGAAAAGACT AAATCTTGGACGAAACAACTTCAATAAAGGCATCCCTTATTCCATTTCCTTGATGACTTCTCTTCAATACTT AAATATCAGTCATAATCAGCTTCAGGAACCACTGAATGATGTGTATGGGCAGCTAACTTCCCTATCCACATT GGATTTGTCTTTCAATGCTATGCCAGGCAACCTGCCTCAGAGTTTTAGCTCTCTTTCTGGCATCAGCTCTAT GTATTTGCAAAACAATCAGTTCACCGGCACAATTGATGTTCTTGCAACTCTTCCTCTTGATAACCT gaaTGTTGAAAATAACCGTTTCACTGGATGGATCCCTGAACCACTGAAGAACATCAACCTGCA GAAAAATGGCAACAACTGGAACTCCGGTCCTGCACCCCCTCCTCCACCTGGTACACCCCCAGCCACCAGAAGACCCCGCAATCGCAACTCAGGTGGCAGTCCATCAAATGGTGGTTCTAGTGAAGATCAGAAATCAGGAATTAGTGGTGGTGCCATTGCAGGAATTATCATTTCTGTGCTCGTTGTTGGAGCTGTAGTAGCATTCTTCCTCGTCAGGAGGAGATCCAAGAGATCATCCACAGATATTGAAAAGCTCGACAATCAACCCCTGCAACCTCTGAAAATGACTGCAGCACAAG AAACAAAGTCGGAAGAGACTTCCTCCACATTTTATCCAACATCATTTGACACTTCTGCTACAATTAATCTCAAACCCCCACCTATTGATCGTCATAAATCATTTGATGAAGACGACTTCTCAAAACGAGCCGCAGTCAAGAAGGCTAGTGCTGCAGCTCCCATTAATGTAAAGTCATATTCAATAGCAGACCTTCAAATGGCTACAGGCAGCTTCAATGTTGAAAATCTTCTTGGTGAGGGATCGTTTGGACGTGTATATCGGGCCGAGTTTGATGACGGGAAG GTTCTTGcagtgaaaaaaataaattcatctGCACTACCGAGGGAATTATCTGAAGATTTCACTGACATTGTTTCTAAAGTCTCTCAGTTACACCATCCCAATATAACTGAACTCGTGGGTTATTGCTTAGAGCATGGGCAATATTTGCTTGTGTATGAGTTCCACAAAAATGGCTCGCTTTATGACTTCTTACATCTATCAGATGAATACAACAAACCTCTGATATGGAATTCACGTGTTAAGATTGCTTTGGGAACAGCACGTGCGTTAGA GTATCTTCATGAAGCGTGCTCCCCATCAATTGTTCATAGAAACGTCAAGTCTGCTAACATATTGCTGGATGCCGAACTCAGCCCCCACCTTTCTGATTCTGGACTGGAAAGCTTTGTACCAAATGCAGATCAG GCAGTGGATGGGAGTGCAAGTTCAGGATATGCTGCCCCGGAGGTTACCATGTCCGGTCAATATACTGTGAAAAGCGACGTCTACAGTTTTGGAGTAGTCATGTTGGAACTGCTAACTGGACGTAAACCATTCGATAG TTCAAGGCCGAGGTTGGAGCAATCTTTGGTTCGATGGGCAACACCTCAGCTTCATGACATTGATGCTTTGACCAAGATGGTTGATCCCGAACTCAAAGGTCTTTATCCCGTTAAATCTCTCTCCCGATTTGCAGATGTGATTGCACTTTGTGTACAG ACGGAACCTGAGTTCAGACCTCCAATGTCAGAGGTGGTGGAAGCGTTGGTCCGTTTGGTGCAACGAGCAAACATGAGTAAGAGAACATATGGAAACGATAATGCAACATCTCCGAGAGGTGAAATGGGTGGGGAGGACACGCCATAA
- the LOC120084733 gene encoding uncharacterized protein LOC120084733 isoform X2 yields MRARLVVFPIRGRNWCFSRSIDPAASDSASAQTPSTFKDLWTKISSSSSSKSDAVSSNAEIVTDFISFKMNKAWTALEKAPHGSFKNKLHGIGLKLLSRVKPSEIFLKSITKDVTSVEITYPSSLNPRLVRRRLRHIALRGAAIHRKYFYGSVSMLPLTSAFTGSEKLLQLVSDRSYPCDSSSDDKKTEHKVQQYPGSALDMEPSKELDKFLSQMEASGDITAIKDICKMFDLNMTNVLKYKDTL; encoded by the exons ATGAGAGCCAGATTGGTAGTGTTTCCAATCCGAGGAAGAAATTGGTGTTTCAGCAGATCCATCGACCCTGCCGCTTCGGATTCTGCTTCTGCTCAGACTCCTTCCACTTTCAAAGATCTTTGGACCaaaatttcttcatcttcttcctccaaatcCGACGCTGTTTCCAGCAATGCGGAGATTGTGACCGATTTCATCTCTTTTAAG ATGAATAAAGCTTGGACTGCTCTTGAGAAGGCTCCTCATGGATCGTTTAAAAATAAGCTTCACGG GATCGGATTGAAGCTTTTGTCTCGAGTTAAGCCGTCTGAGATATTCTTGAAGTCTATAACTAAAGATGTTACGAGCGTCGAAATAACATATCCGTCGAG TTTGAATCCACGGCTCGTTCGCAGGAGGTTACGACATATTGCCCTCAG GGGAGCTGCCATCCACAGGAAATACTTCTATGGTTCAGTCTCGATGCTTCCATTAACAAGTGCATTTACT GGAAGTGAAAAGCTCCTTCAGTTGGTCTCGGATAGATCTTACCCATGTGACTCATCCTCTGATGATAAGAAAACCGAGCACAAAGTCCAACAATATCCAGGTTCAGCACTG GACATGGAGCCATCTAAGGAACTCGACAAATTTTTGAGCCAAATGGAGGCATCTGGTGATATAACTGCAATTAAAGATATCTGCAAGATGTTTGATTTGAACATGACTAATGTTTTGAAGTACAAAGATACATTGTGA
- the LOC120084733 gene encoding uncharacterized protein LOC120084733 isoform X3, whose protein sequence is MRARLVVFPIRGRNWCFSRSIDPAASDSASAQTPSTFKDLWTKISSSSSSKSDAVSSNAEIVTDFISFKMNKAWTALEKAPHGSFKNKLHGIGLKLLSRVKPSEIFLKSITKDVTSVEITYPSSLNPRLVRRRLRHIALRGAAIHRKYFYGSVSMLPLTSAFTVCLCLFWFYLCQTFLSFGFCFARILIGELCREVKSSFSWSRIDLTHVTHPLMIRKPSTKSNNIQVQHWTWSHLRNSTNF, encoded by the exons ATGAGAGCCAGATTGGTAGTGTTTCCAATCCGAGGAAGAAATTGGTGTTTCAGCAGATCCATCGACCCTGCCGCTTCGGATTCTGCTTCTGCTCAGACTCCTTCCACTTTCAAAGATCTTTGGACCaaaatttcttcatcttcttcctccaaatcCGACGCTGTTTCCAGCAATGCGGAGATTGTGACCGATTTCATCTCTTTTAAG ATGAATAAAGCTTGGACTGCTCTTGAGAAGGCTCCTCATGGATCGTTTAAAAATAAGCTTCACGG GATCGGATTGAAGCTTTTGTCTCGAGTTAAGCCGTCTGAGATATTCTTGAAGTCTATAACTAAAGATGTTACGAGCGTCGAAATAACATATCCGTCGAG TTTGAATCCACGGCTCGTTCGCAGGAGGTTACGACATATTGCCCTCAG GGGAGCTGCCATCCACAGGAAATACTTCTATGGTTCAGTCTCGATGCTTCCATTAACAAGTGCATTTACTGTATGTTTGTGTTTATTTTG GTTTTACCTCTGCCAAACATTCCTTTCTTTTGGGTTTTGTTTCGCACGTATTCTCATTGGCGAGCTCTGCAG GGAAGTGAAAAGCTCCTTCAGTTGGTCTCGGATAGATCTTACCCATGTGACTCATCCTCTGATGATAAGAAAACCGAGCACAAAGTCCAACAATATCCAGGTTCAGCACTG GACATGGAGCCATCTAAGGAACTCGACAAATTTTTGA